The following DNA comes from Kineococcus rhizosphaerae.
ACTTCTTCGTGGAGATGCCGGAGGTCGCGGCCGAGGCCGGGTCCCCGCTGGCGATGGCGCCGGCCAGGGCGTCCTCGAACTGCACCTTGTTGGCGAGGTAGCCCTTGGTGTTGATGTTGGCGATGTTGTCGGCGATGGCCCGCTGGCGCGCCTGCAGACCGTTCAACGCGGTGTGCAGTGCGACGCTGGTGAGATCGGACACGGGGCCACCCTCCGGGGTTTCGAACTGCTGGGTTTCGTTCTGGCCGTGAGGCCGGGGTTCTTGAGG
Coding sequences within:
- the flgB gene encoding flagellar basal body rod protein FlgB, with the translated sequence MSDLTSVALHTALNGLQARQRAIADNIANINTKGYLANKVQFEDALAGAIASGDPASAATSGISTKKSLEPTREDGNNVNLDEETISNISTNLSYQTVLSALNSKYSLLRTAMSSQ